The following are encoded together in the Desulfobacteraceae bacterium genome:
- a CDS encoding galactose-1-phosphate uridylyltransferase, with translation MLAFKQETFHARIILPTGEAADRPIEIRTSPITGRTCRITYSRAEENEPGTATLPAPPPFAAERESCPFCRARLARDTPQLAPALCPEGRMTRGTSTLFPNLFPYGRYSAVSLFDDAHFVEIGTARLQSYVDSLLNCRDYLLRVLAHDPAAVYMAITQNHLPSAGGSLLHPHLQVQADRLPANHQRFLQARTAAYRRRFGRPLFSDYLELEKQDGRRLIGATGAWHWLAAFAPEGFFEIWGILPAVTTLCGTTDSHWRDLAAGILCGQKFYRSLGRNGYNLGLLLLEDGSADLELRAVLSVRGNYAPWVRSDFSGFEVMLGDMATFSAPEQTAEWARAFWPESTALNTGS, from the coding sequence ATGCTGGCGTTTAAACAGGAGACATTTCACGCCCGCATCATCCTGCCCACCGGGGAAGCAGCTGATCGCCCCATCGAGATCCGCACCAGCCCGATCACCGGCCGGACCTGCAGGATCACCTACAGCCGCGCCGAGGAAAACGAGCCGGGAACGGCGACCCTGCCGGCACCGCCGCCGTTTGCCGCCGAGCGCGAGTCTTGCCCTTTCTGCCGCGCCCGGCTGGCCAGAGACACCCCGCAGCTGGCGCCCGCCCTCTGCCCCGAGGGGCGCATGACCCGCGGGACCTCCACCCTTTTCCCCAACCTCTTTCCCTACGGCCGCTATTCGGCGGTGAGCCTCTTCGACGACGCGCACTTCGTCGAGATCGGCACGGCCCGCCTGCAATCCTACGTGGACAGCCTGCTGAACTGCCGGGACTACCTCTTGCGGGTCCTGGCCCATGACCCGGCGGCCGTCTACATGGCCATCACCCAGAACCACCTGCCGTCGGCCGGCGGATCGCTCCTGCACCCCCATTTGCAGGTCCAGGCCGACCGCTTGCCGGCCAACCACCAACGGTTTTTGCAGGCCCGGACGGCCGCATACCGCCGGCGGTTCGGCAGGCCGCTCTTCAGCGACTACCTCGAACTGGAAAAACAGGATGGCCGGCGGCTGATCGGCGCCACCGGCGCCTGGCACTGGCTGGCCGCTTTTGCCCCCGAAGGCTTTTTTGAAATCTGGGGGATCCTGCCCGCGGTCACCACCCTGTGCGGCACCACCGATTCGCACTGGCGGGACCTGGCCGCGGGCATTCTGTGCGGCCAGAAATTCTACCGCAGCCTCGGCCGCAACGGCTACAACCTCGGGCTGCTGCTGCTGGAAGACGGGTCGGCGGACCTGGAGCTGCGGGCAGTCCTCAGCGTTCGCGGCAACTACGCCCCCTGGGTGCGCAGCGATTTCTCCGGCTTCGAGGTGATGCTGGGCGACATGGCCACCTTTTCCGCACCGGAGCAAACCGCCGAGTGGGCGCGGGCGTTTTGGCCGGAATCAACCGCTCTTAATACCGGTTCTTGA
- a CDS encoding DUF190 domain-containing protein produces the protein MLHYKAIEIFTSEAARCHKTPLVDAVIQHVRELKIAARCIVTRGIAGCYESGEVATTRVEVLSFNQPVRIYIVVPAAEADRVLDGLNGMVGEGIIALSDLNVVSYRAPNTFFPRQLRVRDVMTPDPQRVAASAALNEVVRVLLSSIFTGLPVVDAQNRPIGVITQGDLITRGGLPLRLGLLAASDEKRRDLALASLASRQAAAIMTAPAVTIVDDRPLAEAVERMLDKGVKRLPVVDRTGRLAGMLSRIDIFRTVMREAPDWNAFHAQKIEVARLKRVGDILRRDTQTVSPDTPLDEVIRVIDHNDIQRVVVVDDRGKLLGLISDGDLLRFFKPEQEGIWHLLAKVKHPFQQDACRGDLQRCLLETRAAAVMTTDLVTVREEMLIEEAIGLMVEKALKRLPVVDDDGRFKGMVSRDSLLRSGFGESASKENVHAGV, from the coding sequence ATGTTGCATTACAAAGCCATCGAAATTTTCACCAGCGAGGCGGCGCGCTGCCATAAAACGCCACTGGTGGATGCCGTTATCCAGCATGTCCGCGAGCTCAAAATCGCGGCGCGCTGCATCGTCACCCGCGGTATCGCCGGGTGCTACGAAAGCGGTGAGGTGGCGACCACCCGCGTGGAGGTCCTTTCCTTCAACCAGCCGGTTCGGATTTATATCGTCGTTCCGGCCGCGGAGGCCGACCGGGTGCTGGACGGTCTGAATGGCATGGTCGGCGAGGGCATCATCGCCCTGAGTGATTTGAATGTCGTCAGCTACCGGGCGCCCAACACCTTTTTCCCCCGGCAGCTCAGGGTACGCGATGTGATGACGCCTGACCCCCAAAGGGTCGCGGCCAGCGCCGCCCTGAACGAGGTGGTGCGGGTCCTGCTCTCCTCGATCTTCACCGGGTTGCCGGTGGTCGACGCGCAAAATCGGCCCATCGGCGTGATCACACAGGGGGACCTGATCACTCGCGGCGGCCTGCCCCTGCGCCTGGGTTTGCTGGCGGCATCCGACGAGAAGCGCCGCGATTTGGCCCTGGCGTCGCTGGCCTCCCGGCAGGCCGCCGCGATCATGACGGCCCCGGCCGTCACCATTGTCGATGACCGACCACTGGCGGAGGCCGTGGAACGGATGCTGGACAAAGGCGTCAAGCGGCTGCCGGTGGTGGATCGCACCGGCCGTCTGGCGGGGATGCTGTCGCGGATCGACATCTTCCGCACGGTGATGCGCGAGGCCCCCGACTGGAACGCCTTTCACGCCCAAAAAATCGAGGTCGCCCGGTTGAAACGCGTGGGGGACATCCTGCGCCGGGATACTCAGACCGTCTCCCCCGACACCCCGCTGGATGAAGTCATCCGAGTCATCGATCACAACGACATCCAGCGGGTTGTCGTGGTCGATGACCGGGGCAAACTGCTGGGGCTCATCTCCGACGGTGATCTGCTGCGCTTCTTCAAGCCCGAACAGGAGGGGATCTGGCATCTGCTGGCCAAGGTCAAACACCCCTTCCAGCAGGACGCCTGCCGCGGCGACCTGCAGCGCTGTCTGCTGGAGACCAGGGCCGCCGCGGTCATGACCACCGATCTGGTCACGGTGCGTGAAGAGATGCTGATCGAAGAGGCCATCGGACTGATGGTCGAAAAGGCGCTCAAGCGCCTGCCGGTGGTCGACGACGACGGGCGCTTCAAGGGCATGGTCAGCCGGGACTCGTTGCTGCGCAGCGGCTTCGGCGAATCCGCCTCAAAGGAAAACGTCCATGCTGGCGTTTAA
- the crcB gene encoding fluoride efflux transporter CrcB, producing the protein MGEGLELLIALNTAAADVFYAIAEDFRRSLLLLKKPVLVMCGGSLGAASRYGIGLLAARIWGTSFPWGTLIVNLAGCFFIGLVFGLADSVRFLTPDMRLLLVTGYLGALTTFSTFCLETAAAARAGLRLQPLTNILINNTGGLALTFLGIWLGGLG; encoded by the coding sequence ATGGGAGAGGGGCTTGAACTCCTGATTGCGTTGAACACCGCGGCCGCGGATGTTTTCTACGCCATAGCGGAGGACTTCCGCAGATCGCTGCTGCTGCTTAAAAAGCCGGTGCTGGTGATGTGCGGCGGTAGCCTGGGGGCCGCGAGCCGCTACGGCATCGGTTTGCTGGCGGCCAGGATCTGGGGTACAAGTTTTCCCTGGGGGACGCTGATCGTCAACCTCGCGGGCTGTTTCTTCATCGGTCTGGTATTCGGCCTGGCGGATTCCGTCCGCTTTCTGACCCCGGACATGCGGCTGCTGCTGGTCACCGGCTACCTGGGCGCGCTGACGACCTTCTCGACTTTTTGTCTGGAAACCGCCGCTGCCGCCCGTGCCGGCTTGCGGCTGCAGCCTTTGACCAATATCCTGATCAACAACACGGGCGGCCTGGCGCTGACCTTTTTGGGAATCTGGCTGGGAGGCCTGGGATAG
- a CDS encoding HDOD domain-containing protein — MATAQELLKRFQALKTLPHVAIRLSRVISEDTCTVKDLEEIIRLDPTLVLRLLRLVNSPYYALSEKANSIARAVIFIGMKNLRNLVVIEALKDIFKKGDREGVFNRHHLWLHCAAVSICSQMISERIFGQMGEDAFLCGILHDIGMIVEAQVAPDLFFQACGAYTPESAPLIQLENDTVGTDHSKVGFLLAADWKLPLAVREAIRDHHKTLTAVSPESVTGTVQLAEYMVSRINYAALPGMTATLSPALITHIHDNIEEYKTLARDLPDEMAKAKDLYAVPAE, encoded by the coding sequence ATGGCGACAGCGCAAGAACTCTTGAAGCGCTTTCAGGCCTTGAAAACACTGCCCCACGTTGCCATTCGTCTGTCCCGGGTGATCTCCGAGGACACCTGCACCGTCAAGGACCTCGAGGAAATCATCCGCCTTGACCCCACGCTGGTGCTGCGGTTGCTGCGCCTGGTCAACAGCCCCTACTACGCCCTGAGCGAAAAGGCCAACAGCATCGCCAGGGCCGTGATTTTCATCGGGATGAAGAACCTGCGCAACCTGGTGGTGATCGAAGCGCTCAAGGACATTTTCAAAAAAGGGGATCGGGAGGGCGTTTTCAACCGGCATCATTTGTGGCTGCACTGTGCGGCGGTCAGCATTTGCAGCCAGATGATCTCCGAGCGCATTTTCGGTCAAATGGGTGAGGATGCGTTTTTGTGCGGCATCCTCCATGACATCGGCATGATCGTGGAAGCCCAGGTGGCACCGGATTTGTTTTTTCAGGCCTGCGGGGCTTATACACCCGAGAGCGCCCCATTAATTCAACTTGAAAATGACACCGTTGGCACCGACCACAGCAAGGTGGGTTTCCTGTTGGCCGCCGACTGGAAGCTTCCCCTGGCGGTGCGCGAGGCAATCCGCGATCACCACAAGACCTTGACGGCGGTCTCTCCGGAAAGTGTTACCGGCACCGTGCAGCTTGCCGAATACATGGTCTCAAGGATCAATTATGCGGCCCTTCCCGGAATGACCGCCACCCTTTCACCGGCCTTGATCACCCACATTCATGACAACATTGAAGAGTATAAAACGTTGGCAAGAGATTTGCCGGATGAAATGGCCAAGGCAAAAGATCTTTACGCGGTGCCGGCGGAGTAA
- a CDS encoding response regulator encodes MEPLDDIFKDAACPEQTFRPLLRLLQEHVPKGRFQVVFGDGQKAPVGDGLDLADDIRGQVLGKLKENQTRLLRHPACAGREVCAAPLEALDAVLFFDLGAADKAADGTATDPAALVSLCIKLFLSQRALSMERAFYRVLKNQFTRKTQVQETRYREILEETQRGYQLIQEREKEYSQRLEHDISRRTAELRDTNRQLEAAIARASEMTQKAQVASIAKGEFLANMSHEIRTPLNGIIGFTDLLLETELDKHQLDYVQTVKRSGDGLLSLINDILDFSKIEAGKLDFENIDFDPELCVYDVCDLIRPKVDPERVALLCQVGARLPAQVKGDPSRFRQVLINLMGNAAKFTETGEILLTLDLEEESETRVKLHAKVIDTGIGIPPDRLSAIFCPFEQADGKTTRTHGGTGLGLSICKQIANLMHGDVWAERGAPGGSVFHFSAWLGKTAGSQKNPTLTASIAGKNILIASDHPTQAAILSQLLQSSGMRLMAVRNVAEARTALKAAAAAGDGFDACIVDFKNGSEIADALNSCLGPERRIPLLGTLTAKTNAAHAIKGAGYDAVLPKPVRRNTLIEVLAGLLGGAAGETATGSCLRMAPVEGGLNASPQKPLSAQVLLAEDNPVNQKLAALMLTKAGHRVTLAQNGREVLDKFLASSDRIDLIFMDVQMPEVDGLEATRRIRESGFDEIPIVAMTANAMKGDREKCLNAGMNDFVTKPIKKEIVLAMVSKWVCVNS; translated from the coding sequence ATGGAACCCCTGGATGACATCTTCAAAGATGCGGCCTGCCCGGAGCAAACATTCAGGCCGCTTTTGCGCCTTTTGCAGGAGCATGTCCCCAAGGGACGCTTTCAGGTGGTCTTTGGCGATGGCCAAAAGGCTCCGGTCGGGGATGGGTTGGACTTGGCCGATGACATCCGCGGGCAGGTGCTGGGCAAGCTCAAAGAAAACCAGACCCGCCTGCTCCGCCACCCCGCTTGCGCTGGACGGGAGGTTTGCGCCGCCCCGCTGGAGGCCTTGGATGCCGTCTTGTTTTTTGATCTGGGCGCGGCAGATAAGGCGGCCGATGGAACGGCGACCGATCCCGCCGCCTTGGTCAGCCTGTGCATCAAGCTGTTCCTATCCCAGCGCGCGCTTTCCATGGAACGCGCTTTTTACCGCGTCCTGAAAAATCAGTTCACCCGCAAAACCCAGGTCCAGGAAACCCGCTATCGGGAAATTCTCGAGGAAACCCAACGCGGCTATCAACTCATCCAGGAGCGCGAAAAAGAGTATTCACAGCGCCTGGAGCACGATATCTCCCGGCGCACGGCCGAGCTTCGGGATACCAACCGTCAGCTTGAAGCGGCCATCGCCAGGGCCAGCGAAATGACCCAAAAAGCCCAGGTGGCGAGTATCGCCAAAGGGGAATTCCTGGCCAACATGAGCCATGAAATCAGAACCCCCCTAAACGGCATCATCGGGTTCACCGACCTGCTGCTGGAAACCGAACTGGACAAGCATCAGCTGGATTATGTCCAAACCGTCAAGCGCAGCGGCGACGGGCTGTTGTCGCTCATCAACGATATCCTCGATTTTTCCAAAATCGAGGCTGGTAAACTGGATTTCGAAAATATCGACTTTGACCCGGAGCTTTGCGTCTATGACGTCTGCGACCTGATTCGACCCAAAGTCGACCCCGAGAGGGTCGCGCTCCTCTGCCAGGTGGGCGCCCGTCTGCCCGCGCAAGTCAAGGGCGACCCCTCCCGCTTTCGGCAGGTCCTGATCAACCTCATGGGCAATGCCGCAAAATTCACCGAAACCGGCGAAATTCTGCTCACTCTGGATCTGGAAGAGGAAAGCGAAACCCGCGTCAAGCTGCATGCCAAGGTCATCGACACCGGTATCGGCATTCCGCCGGACCGGCTGTCCGCCATCTTCTGCCCCTTTGAACAGGCCGATGGCAAAACCACCCGAACCCATGGCGGCACGGGCCTGGGGCTCTCCATTTGCAAGCAGATCGCCAATTTGATGCACGGCGACGTGTGGGCCGAAAGGGGCGCCCCGGGGGGCAGCGTCTTTCACTTCAGCGCCTGGCTGGGGAAAACCGCCGGCAGCCAGAAAAACCCGACGCTGACTGCGTCAATTGCAGGCAAAAATATTTTGATCGCCAGCGATCACCCCACCCAGGCCGCCATCCTCTCGCAGCTGCTGCAATCCTCCGGCATGCGGCTGATGGCGGTGCGAAACGTGGCGGAAGCCCGGACGGCGCTGAAAGCGGCCGCCGCGGCCGGGGACGGGTTTGATGCCTGTATCGTGGATTTTAAAAACGGGTCTGAAATCGCCGACGCCCTCAACAGCTGCCTGGGTCCTGAAAGGAGGATCCCTCTGCTGGGGACGCTGACCGCCAAAACAAACGCGGCGCACGCAATCAAAGGTGCCGGCTATGACGCGGTCCTGCCAAAACCGGTTCGCCGAAACACGCTGATCGAGGTTCTGGCCGGTTTGTTGGGCGGTGCGGCAGGCGAGACGGCCACAGGCAGTTGCCTCCGCATGGCGCCGGTTGAGGGTGGTTTGAACGCCAGCCCCCAGAAACCGCTTTCAGCCCAGGTTCTGCTGGCCGAGGACAACCCGGTGAACCAGAAACTGGCCGCCCTGATGCTCACCAAAGCCGGCCACCGGGTGACGCTCGCCCAAAACGGCCGGGAGGTGCTTGACAAATTCCTGGCGTCTTCGGACCGGATCGATTTGATCTTCATGGATGTCCAAATGCCCGAGGTGGACGGGTTGGAGGCCACCCGCAGGATCAGGGAAAGCGGTTTCGATGAAATTCCGATCGTTGCCATGACGGCCAACGCGATGAAAGGCGACCGGGAAAAATGTCTGAACGCCGGGATGAACGACTTCGTCACCAAGCCGATCAAAAAGGAGATCGTGCTGGCGATGGTGTCCAAATGGGTGTGCGTCAACTCCTAA
- a CDS encoding response regulator, protein MLKTTTDKGAKNILVVDNHPLVISFMTLFLEKLGHRVMTAADGIEALDALKGFVPDVIFVDLVMPNIGGDKLCRIIRQRPELVHTFLVILSAIATEEKARISTYGADCCIAKGPFKKMGRHIKKVLDQLASGKAHSLKGKVIGHEDLHERAITRELLSSRRHFQATLNHMQEGILELNQRFEIVYANPAGARLMGVPEETLLSSKLSSFFAGADRERVERLLEKSRTDAPQHVPEESPATVNQRQVSLDLIWVEDQDSSTILTIVRDITHRKQLQERLQQAQKMEAIGVLAGGIAHQFNNALQVITGGVDLLEMNFAGDKAPIAIIHTAMDRMQALTRQLLAYAGGGNYLPEPACFNSLIEETLKLIEKTIPATVLVQLDLAQDVARVEADATQLQMAIAAIVANAVEAIPETGQIRIVTRNEILDDPLKSHLPDLMSGRYVSVAITDTGKGMDAATRQRLFEPFFSDKFQGRGLGMAAVYGIVKNHGGGIAVESHYGRGTCVRVYLPAIGD, encoded by the coding sequence ATGCTTAAAACCACAACAGACAAAGGCGCAAAAAATATATTGGTGGTGGACAATCACCCGCTGGTCATCTCGTTTATGACCCTTTTTCTGGAGAAACTTGGGCATCGGGTGATGACGGCCGCGGATGGCATCGAGGCCCTGGATGCCCTTAAAGGCTTTGTCCCCGACGTCATTTTTGTCGACCTGGTGATGCCCAATATCGGCGGGGACAAGCTTTGCCGCATCATCCGCCAGCGGCCGGAGCTTGTGCATACGTTTCTCGTGATTCTCTCCGCCATCGCCACCGAGGAAAAAGCCCGGATTTCAACTTACGGGGCCGACTGCTGCATCGCCAAAGGCCCCTTCAAGAAAATGGGCCGGCACATCAAGAAGGTGCTCGACCAGCTGGCCTCGGGAAAAGCCCACAGCCTGAAGGGCAAGGTCATCGGTCATGAGGACCTGCACGAGCGCGCCATCACCCGGGAGCTGCTCTCCTCGCGGCGGCATTTCCAGGCGACCTTGAACCATATGCAGGAAGGCATTCTGGAGCTCAACCAGAGATTCGAGATCGTTTACGCCAACCCTGCCGGGGCCCGCTTGATGGGGGTGCCCGAAGAAACTTTGCTCTCCTCAAAGTTAAGCTCCTTTTTTGCGGGCGCGGATCGCGAGCGTGTGGAACGCCTTCTGGAAAAATCCCGTACCGACGCCCCCCAGCACGTTCCCGAAGAGTCGCCGGCGACCGTAAACCAGCGCCAGGTTTCACTGGATCTTATTTGGGTGGAGGATCAGGACAGTTCGACCATCCTGACCATCGTGCGCGACATCACCCACCGCAAACAGCTTCAGGAGCGCCTGCAGCAAGCCCAGAAAATGGAGGCCATCGGCGTTTTGGCCGGCGGCATCGCGCATCAATTCAACAATGCGCTGCAGGTCATCACCGGTGGCGTGGATTTGTTGGAAATGAATTTTGCAGGCGACAAAGCGCCCATCGCGATCATCCACACGGCTATGGATCGGATGCAGGCGTTGACGCGACAACTGCTGGCCTATGCCGGCGGAGGTAACTATCTCCCCGAGCCCGCTTGCTTCAACTCCTTAATCGAAGAAACCCTCAAGCTGATAGAGAAAACCATCCCCGCGACGGTTCTGGTCCAACTGGATCTGGCGCAGGATGTTGCGCGGGTGGAAGCCGATGCCACCCAGTTGCAGATGGCCATTGCCGCCATCGTGGCCAACGCGGTTGAGGCCATCCCGGAAACCGGTCAAATACGGATTGTGACCCGAAACGAAATCCTCGACGATCCGCTCAAATCCCATTTGCCCGATTTAATGTCGGGGCGCTACGTCAGCGTGGCCATCACCGACACTGGCAAGGGCATGGACGCGGCCACACGGCAACGGCTTTTCGAGCCCTTTTTCAGTGATAAATTCCAGGGCCGCGGACTGGGCATGGCCGCCGTTTACGGTATCGTGAAAAATCACGGCGGCGGGATAGCGGTGGAATCCCACTATGGCCGGGGCACCTGCGTCCGGGTGTATCTGCCGGCAATCGGGGATTAG
- a CDS encoding cobalamin-dependent protein (Presence of a B(12) (cobalamin)-binding domain implies dependence on cobalamin itself, in one of its several forms, or in some unusual lineages, dependence on a cobalamin-like analog.) yields MHPMPLHPLGTRANILLSSVFGPYAQDDAFGSRKINPMELYQNQVTRFQGPFSLRMFHRSFGLMMIQENIDAPCTLLDFPSLERFEEELRKCAYDIVGISGIIPNLGKVQKMCALVRKVLPRATVVVGGHIANTPAIEALIDADQIVKGEGIRWFRSFLGQDPNAPVRHIEAYSGYGSRVMGHTLHDKPGDTAAIVIPSVGCPLGCNFCSTSALFGGKGKSINFYETGDELFEVMRRLERKLDVQSFFIMDENFLYHRKRALRLLELMQTHAKSWALYVFSSARVLKSYTIAQLVGLGIAWVWMGLEGEESRYQKLAGVDTRELVSTLQSHGIRVLGSSIIGLENHTPDNMDAVIAHAIAHDAVFHQFMLYTPNPGTPLYEAHKKAGTLHDLSVFPYADAHGQYRFNYRHKHIPDGQEEAFLAEAFQRDFKTNGPSLFRLIRTLLTGWQRYKTHPDKRIRARFAREAAPLKTTYAGALWAMAHWYRTDGPLPARINRVLREIYAEFGIGTRLAAAVIGSYLSFTLKRENRRLENGWTYETPSFYEKNRAARALAKAKGASIRQFSQSAALKGLAVTRTVSGASLRP; encoded by the coding sequence ATGCACCCAATGCCTTTACACCCGCTCGGCACCCGGGCGAACATTCTGCTTTCCAGTGTTTTCGGGCCCTATGCCCAGGACGACGCCTTCGGCAGCCGCAAGATCAACCCCATGGAACTCTACCAGAACCAGGTCACCCGATTTCAGGGGCCTTTCTCGCTGCGGATGTTTCACCGCTCTTTCGGGTTGATGATGATCCAGGAGAATATCGACGCCCCCTGCACCCTGCTGGACTTTCCGTCCCTGGAGCGTTTTGAGGAGGAACTCCGGAAATGCGCCTACGACATCGTGGGCATCAGCGGGATCATCCCCAACCTGGGCAAGGTTCAGAAAATGTGCGCCCTGGTGCGCAAGGTATTGCCCCGGGCGACCGTGGTGGTGGGGGGGCACATCGCCAACACGCCCGCCATCGAAGCCCTGATCGATGCCGACCAAATCGTCAAAGGGGAAGGAATCCGCTGGTTCCGGTCCTTCTTGGGGCAGGATCCGAATGCCCCCGTCCGCCATATCGAAGCCTACTCGGGCTACGGGTCGCGGGTGATGGGGCACACCCTGCACGACAAGCCCGGCGACACCGCGGCGATCGTGATCCCATCGGTGGGATGTCCTCTGGGGTGCAATTTCTGTTCGACCTCCGCCCTGTTCGGCGGCAAGGGCAAGTCCATTAACTTCTATGAAACCGGTGACGAACTCTTTGAGGTGATGCGCCGCCTGGAGCGGAAACTCGACGTTCAATCCTTTTTCATCATGGATGAAAATTTCCTCTACCACCGCAAGCGCGCCCTGCGACTGCTGGAACTGATGCAAACCCACGCGAAAAGCTGGGCGCTGTATGTGTTCAGTTCCGCCCGGGTGTTGAAATCCTACACCATCGCGCAGCTGGTGGGGCTGGGGATCGCCTGGGTCTGGATGGGGCTTGAGGGCGAAGAGAGCCGTTACCAGAAACTGGCCGGCGTCGACACCCGTGAGCTGGTCAGCACGCTGCAATCCCACGGCATTCGGGTGCTGGGCTCTTCCATCATCGGCCTGGAAAACCACACCCCCGATAACATGGACGCCGTCATCGCGCACGCCATCGCCCATGACGCGGTCTTTCACCAGTTCATGCTCTACACCCCCAACCCGGGGACACCCCTCTACGAAGCCCACAAAAAAGCCGGCACCCTGCACGACCTGTCGGTCTTTCCCTACGCCGACGCCCACGGGCAGTACCGGTTCAACTACCGCCACAAACACATCCCTGACGGTCAGGAAGAAGCCTTTCTGGCCGAGGCTTTCCAGCGGGATTTCAAAACCAACGGCCCCAGCCTGTTCCGCCTGATCCGGACCCTGCTCACAGGCTGGCAGCGCTACAAGACCCACCCCGACAAGCGCATCCGCGCGCGTTTCGCCCGCGAGGCGGCCCCCTTGAAGACAACCTACGCCGGCGCCCTTTGGGCCATGGCGCACTGGTACCGCACAGATGGCCCCCTGCCGGCCCGCATCAACCGGGTTTTGAGGGAAATCTACGCCGAGTTCGGAATCGGAACCAGACTGGCCGCGGCGGTGATCGGCAGCTACCTGAGTTTCACGTTGAAACGCGAAAACCGGCGCCTGGAAAACGGCTGGACCTACGAGACGCCGTCATTTTACGAAAAAAATCGGGCGGCCCGAGCGCTCGCCAAAGCGAAGGGCGCAAGTATCCGGCAATTTTCGCAGAGCGCTGCTCTGAAAGGTCTGGCGGTCACGCGAACCGTTTCGGGTGCGTCTTTGCGGCCTTAA
- the tnpA gene encoding IS200/IS605 family transposase — protein sequence MSRFRKLSHTIWHCQYHIVWVPKYRHRILTGNVGHEVGNCIRAFSQQKQIEIAEMNIQPDHVHVLVMIPPKVSVSDYCGMVKGRSAIRVFNKFKELKKRPYWGNHFWAEGYCVDTVGLDSEMIRKYVKYQEVRERRFEQRRLF from the coding sequence ATGAGCCGATTCAGAAAACTATCACACACAATTTGGCACTGCCAATACCATATTGTTTGGGTTCCCAAATATCGTCATCGGATATTGACGGGAAACGTTGGGCACGAAGTGGGCAATTGCATTAGGGCGTTTTCCCAGCAAAAGCAAATAGAGATTGCGGAAATGAATATTCAACCGGACCATGTGCATGTGCTGGTGATGATTCCTCCCAAGGTTTCGGTATCGGATTATTGCGGAATGGTAAAAGGCCGTTCAGCGATCCGGGTGTTCAACAAGTTCAAAGAATTGAAAAAACGTCCATATTGGGGAAACCATTTTTGGGCCGAAGGTTATTGTGTAGATACAGTCGGTTTGGATTCCGAGATGATTCGTAAATATGTCAAGTACCAAGAAGTCCGAGAACGACGTTTTGAACAAAGAAGGCTGTTTTAG